A single window of Archangium gephyra DNA harbors:
- a CDS encoding aldo/keto reductase family protein, producing the protein MNFRHLGSSGLMVSEISYGNWLTHGSQVEEVAALACVRAALDEGITTFDTADVYAATRAEEVLGRALQGQRREGLEIFTKVYWPTGPGPNDRGLSRKHILESINGSLRRLKTDYVDLYQAHRYDTETPLEETMQAFADVVRQGKALYIGVSEWTAEQIRAGVAMAKQLGFQLISSQPQYSMLWRVIEGEVIPASQELGVGQIVWSPIAQGVLTGKYKPGQKPPEGSRATDDKGGSRFIQRFMTDDVLTRVQQLKPVADGVGLSLAQLAVAWVLQNPNVSSAIIGASRPDQVKENVKAAGVKLSGDVMKKIDELLGPIVERDPARTRQGAPEKRP; encoded by the coding sequence ATGAACTTCCGGCATCTCGGCAGCAGCGGTCTGATGGTCAGTGAGATCTCCTACGGGAACTGGCTGACCCATGGCTCCCAGGTCGAAGAGGTGGCGGCGCTCGCATGCGTCCGCGCCGCACTCGACGAGGGCATCACCACCTTCGACACCGCGGACGTCTACGCGGCCACGCGCGCCGAGGAGGTGCTCGGCCGCGCGCTCCAGGGCCAGCGCCGCGAGGGCCTGGAGATCTTCACCAAGGTGTACTGGCCGACCGGGCCGGGGCCGAATGACCGGGGCCTGTCGCGCAAGCACATCCTGGAGTCCATCAACGGCTCGCTGCGGCGGCTGAAGACGGACTACGTGGACCTGTACCAGGCGCACCGCTACGACACCGAGACGCCGCTCGAGGAGACGATGCAGGCGTTCGCGGATGTGGTGCGCCAGGGCAAGGCGCTCTACATCGGCGTGTCCGAGTGGACGGCGGAGCAGATCCGCGCGGGCGTGGCGATGGCGAAGCAGCTGGGCTTCCAGCTCATCTCCAGCCAGCCGCAGTATTCGATGTTGTGGCGGGTCATCGAGGGCGAGGTGATTCCGGCGTCGCAGGAGTTGGGGGTGGGGCAGATCGTCTGGTCGCCGATCGCGCAGGGCGTGCTGACGGGCAAGTACAAGCCGGGACAGAAGCCGCCGGAGGGGAGCCGGGCGACGGACGACAAGGGCGGCTCGCGGTTCATCCAGCGCTTCATGACGGATGACGTGCTGACGCGGGTGCAGCAGTTGAAGCCGGTGGCGGACGGGGTGGGGCTGTCGCTGGCGCAGCTGGCGGTGGCGTGGGTGCTGCAGAACCCGAACGTCTCGTCGGCGATCATCGGCGCGTCCAGGCCGGATCAGGTGAAGGAGAACGTGAAGGCCGCCGGGGTGAAGCTGAGCGGGGACGTGATGAAGAAGATCGACGAGCTCCTCGGTCCCATCGTGGAGAGGGATCCAGCGAGGACGCGTCAGGGCGCCCCGGAAAAGCGTCCGTAA
- a CDS encoding HSP90 family protein: MDHRFQVNLRGVIDLLSHHLYSTPGVFVRELLQNATDAIRARRHLEPSHPGTVRLELIEKQDGGLPTLLFSDDGVGLTEEELHRFLATIGESSKRETLEARRDDFIGQFGIGLLSCFMVCDELLVVTRSAKGDGRTMEWRGRHDGTYAVRPSEHPLEHPGTQVFLVARADAAEYFTAERVRQLAVHYGGLLPFPIHLTVDGRAEHLNPAPPPWRSEYASAGERRAALLAYGREVFGQDFVDCIPLRTEAGQVEGVAFVLPFSPHFNARQKHRVYLKDMLLSESAENLLPEWAFFVKCVVNAQGLRPTASREAFYEDATLARARDALGQCLRQYLVELAHGDPRTLQRLIALHGLSVKALALDDDDFYRLVIHWLPFETTLGMMTLGQYRQSFASVRYVNTLDAFRQVARVAAAQGLCILNGAYTHDTALLEKLPRLLPDAQVELFSAAQLPQGFEELTAEERQTVARLRQVATEALEPFRCEVSIKKFLPPEVPTLYGDVDDGAFRRDVERAREETDELYASVLEGALAESREEERPQLCFNLRNPVVRRLARVRDDAQLKLSVEMLYVQALLLGHRPLNAREMALLNRGLLGLIAARLDDDEGTGGMH; the protein is encoded by the coding sequence GTGGACCATCGCTTCCAGGTCAATCTCCGAGGGGTCATCGACCTCCTCTCCCACCACCTCTACAGCACGCCTGGCGTGTTCGTGCGCGAGCTGTTGCAGAACGCCACCGACGCCATCCGCGCCCGGCGGCACCTGGAGCCCTCCCACCCGGGCACGGTGCGGCTGGAGCTCATCGAGAAACAGGACGGCGGGCTGCCCACCCTGCTCTTCAGTGACGACGGCGTGGGGCTGACGGAGGAGGAGCTGCACCGCTTCCTGGCCACCATCGGCGAGAGCTCCAAGCGCGAGACGCTGGAGGCACGCCGCGACGACTTCATCGGCCAGTTCGGCATCGGCCTGCTGTCTTGCTTCATGGTGTGCGACGAGCTGCTGGTGGTGACGCGCTCGGCGAAGGGGGACGGGCGCACCATGGAGTGGCGGGGCCGGCATGACGGCACCTACGCCGTGCGGCCGTCCGAGCATCCGCTGGAGCACCCGGGCACCCAGGTCTTCCTCGTCGCCCGGGCGGACGCGGCCGAGTACTTCACCGCGGAGCGGGTGCGGCAGCTCGCGGTGCACTACGGGGGCCTGCTGCCCTTCCCCATCCACCTCACCGTGGACGGCCGCGCCGAGCACCTCAACCCGGCCCCGCCGCCCTGGCGCAGCGAGTACGCGAGCGCGGGAGAGCGCCGTGCGGCGCTGCTGGCCTACGGGCGCGAGGTGTTCGGCCAGGACTTCGTGGACTGCATCCCCCTGCGCACCGAGGCGGGCCAGGTGGAGGGGGTGGCCTTCGTGCTGCCCTTCTCGCCCCACTTCAACGCGCGCCAGAAGCACCGCGTCTACCTCAAGGACATGCTGCTGTCCGAGAGCGCGGAGAACCTGCTCCCGGAGTGGGCCTTCTTCGTCAAGTGCGTGGTGAATGCCCAGGGCCTGCGCCCCACCGCCAGCCGCGAGGCCTTCTACGAGGACGCCACCCTGGCGCGCGCCCGCGACGCGCTTGGCCAGTGTCTGCGCCAGTACCTCGTGGAGCTGGCCCACGGCGACCCTCGCACCCTGCAGCGGCTCATCGCCCTGCACGGCCTGTCGGTGAAGGCGCTCGCGCTGGATGACGACGACTTCTACCGGCTCGTCATCCACTGGCTGCCTTTCGAGACGACGCTGGGGATGATGACGCTGGGGCAATACCGCCAGTCCTTCGCCTCGGTGCGCTACGTCAACACGCTGGACGCCTTCCGGCAGGTGGCGCGCGTGGCGGCGGCACAGGGGCTGTGCATCCTCAACGGCGCCTACACGCATGACACCGCGCTGCTGGAGAAGCTGCCGCGCCTGCTGCCGGACGCCCAGGTGGAGCTCTTCTCCGCGGCGCAGCTCCCCCAGGGTTTCGAGGAGCTGACGGCCGAGGAGCGCCAGACGGTGGCGCGGCTGCGGCAGGTGGCCACGGAGGCGCTGGAGCCGTTCCGCTGCGAGGTGAGCATCAAGAAGTTCCTCCCGCCCGAGGTGCCCACGCTCTACGGGGACGTGGACGACGGGGCCTTCCGGCGCGACGTGGAGCGCGCCCGCGAGGAGACGGACGAGCTGTACGCCTCGGTGCTGGAGGGAGCACTGGCCGAGTCCCGCGAGGAGGAGCGGCCGCAGCTGTGCTTCAACCTCCGCAACCCCGTGGTGCGCCGGCTGGCGCGGGTACGGGACGACGCGCAGCTCAAGCTGTCGGTGGAGATGCTGTACGTGCAGGCGCTGCTGCTGGGACACCGCCCGCTCAACGCGCGGGAGATGGCGCTGCTGAACCGCGGGCTGCTCGGCCTCATCGCCGCGCGCCTGGATGACGACGAAGGCACTGGGGGCATGCATTGA
- a CDS encoding metal-dependent hydrolase — protein MRNKLMAVTVGALLGLSGMAAAQPPEGRGPPAGKGPAKKEAAATAGKAELTWWGHAAFVLRTPGGATLAIDPWFSNPKAPQGAQWPEQVDAILVSHGHFDHVGETKALQQKTGAQVFGCYELVSLLGVPQDKAMGGNVGGTFKVKDATIHFVEAVHSSSYAADEKSPAQYAGAPMGFVIQIDNGPTLYHGGDTGLFGGMSQIAERFKPTYALLPIGGHFTLDPAGAAQAARLLGNPTVVPMHYGTFPLLAGTPDKLEADLKKAKSNAKVKSLEIGKATAL, from the coding sequence ATGCGCAACAAGCTCATGGCAGTGACGGTGGGAGCGCTCCTGGGGTTGTCCGGTATGGCCGCCGCGCAGCCGCCCGAGGGGAGGGGTCCGCCCGCCGGCAAGGGTCCGGCGAAGAAGGAGGCCGCGGCCACGGCCGGCAAGGCGGAGCTCACCTGGTGGGGCCACGCGGCCTTCGTCCTGCGCACCCCCGGTGGCGCCACGCTGGCCATCGACCCGTGGTTCTCCAACCCCAAGGCCCCGCAGGGCGCCCAGTGGCCGGAGCAGGTGGACGCCATCCTCGTCTCCCACGGGCACTTCGACCACGTGGGGGAGACCAAGGCGCTGCAGCAGAAGACCGGTGCGCAGGTGTTCGGCTGCTACGAGCTGGTCAGCCTCCTGGGCGTGCCCCAGGACAAGGCCATGGGCGGCAACGTCGGCGGCACCTTCAAGGTGAAGGACGCCACCATCCACTTCGTGGAGGCGGTGCACTCCAGCAGCTACGCCGCGGACGAGAAGAGCCCGGCCCAGTACGCGGGCGCGCCCATGGGCTTCGTCATCCAGATCGACAACGGCCCCACGCTGTACCACGGCGGTGACACCGGCCTGTTCGGTGGGATGAGCCAGATCGCCGAGCGCTTCAAGCCCACCTACGCCCTGCTGCCCATCGGCGGCCACTTCACGCTGGACCCGGCGGGCGCCGCCCAGGCCGCTCGTCTGCTCGGCAACCCCACGGTGGTGCCCATGCACTACGGCACGTTCCCCCTGCTGGCCGGCACGCCCGACAAGCTGGAGGCGGACCTGAAGAAGGCGAAGAGCAACGCGAAGGTGAAGTCGCTCGAGATCGGCAAGGCCACCGCGCTGTAG
- a CDS encoding LETM1 domain-containing protein, translating into MDLGKAGWLSSMLEESVAAHVRAPAPVVPPGLSDSSSGRARARSYLRRMLRASGLLYGTPADGGAPAEGASSESSGAVAPEEVLFRAVVRTFARMALDIAALAGTPLGPRREQLLLLFAVLTGQLDEAQAIEEKVRLGHEAPKRLWGRVEDALERRALSLSGDPAYGLVLHNGALYADAHMFGRQALDYFSRGGLNREMARRRIDFAARQKALLVEVLTGLACVDRQPTFSARRAILRQVEDLGLPDALESELRTAVRQSFERRGSLSTAVKGVRSVDLRRFILEQTLLASLVDGRKTRGERAFIDQLAHALRVPESTVHQLELEVAEFYAKNRSVVDVFTVSSAANLMGEDMVSRMQNTLERNFHRLMQEVRETGELYQLLTKAARGQTLTAEERQRMRAQLIDVAKAIPALAIFAAPGGMLLLVALAKVLPFNLLPSSFQDEPEPVSPEGDGTGGGDEPPARKVG; encoded by the coding sequence ATGGATCTAGGCAAGGCGGGTTGGCTCTCCTCGATGCTCGAGGAGTCGGTCGCGGCCCACGTGCGTGCGCCCGCGCCGGTGGTGCCCCCGGGACTCTCCGACTCCAGCTCCGGCCGCGCCCGCGCCCGCTCGTACCTGCGCCGGATGCTGCGCGCCAGTGGGTTGCTCTACGGCACGCCCGCTGACGGTGGGGCGCCCGCCGAGGGGGCCTCCTCCGAGTCCTCCGGGGCGGTGGCTCCCGAAGAGGTGCTCTTCCGCGCGGTGGTGCGGACCTTCGCGCGCATGGCCTTGGACATCGCGGCCCTGGCCGGCACGCCCCTGGGGCCCCGCCGCGAGCAGCTGTTGCTCCTCTTCGCCGTGCTCACCGGCCAGCTCGATGAGGCCCAGGCCATCGAGGAGAAGGTGCGTCTGGGGCACGAGGCTCCGAAGCGGCTGTGGGGCAGGGTGGAGGACGCGCTGGAGCGCCGCGCCCTCTCGCTGTCGGGAGATCCGGCGTATGGGCTCGTCCTGCACAACGGGGCGCTCTACGCGGACGCGCACATGTTCGGCCGGCAGGCGCTCGACTATTTCTCGCGTGGGGGATTGAACCGCGAGATGGCCCGGCGGCGCATCGACTTCGCGGCGCGGCAGAAGGCGCTGCTCGTGGAGGTGCTCACGGGCCTGGCCTGCGTGGACCGGCAGCCCACGTTCTCCGCGCGCCGCGCCATCCTCCGGCAGGTGGAGGACCTGGGGCTGCCGGATGCGCTCGAGAGCGAGCTGCGGACGGCCGTGAGGCAGTCCTTCGAGCGCCGCGGCTCCTTGAGCACGGCGGTGAAGGGCGTGCGCAGCGTGGACCTGAGGCGGTTCATCCTGGAGCAGACGCTGCTGGCCTCGCTGGTGGATGGCAGGAAGACGCGGGGCGAGCGGGCCTTCATCGATCAGCTCGCGCATGCGCTCCGGGTGCCGGAGAGCACGGTGCACCAGTTGGAGCTGGAGGTGGCCGAGTTCTACGCGAAGAACCGCTCGGTGGTGGATGTGTTCACGGTGTCCTCCGCCGCGAATCTGATGGGCGAGGACATGGTGTCCCGCATGCAGAACACGCTCGAGCGGAACTTCCACCGGCTGATGCAGGAGGTCCGCGAGACGGGCGAGCTGTACCAGTTGCTGACCAAGGCCGCGCGAGGGCAGACGCTGACGGCCGAGGAGCGCCAGCGGATGCGGGCGCAATTGATTGACGTGGCGAAGGCGATTCCGGCGCTCGCCATCTTCGCGGCGCCGGGAGGGATGTTGTTGCTGGTGGCCCTGGCGAAGGTGCTGCCCTTCAACCTCCTGCCGAGCTCCTTCCAGGACGAGCCCGAGCCCGTGAGCCCCGAGGGGGATGGCACGGGCGGCGGGGACGAGCCCCCGGCCCGCAAGGTGGGCTGA
- a CDS encoding ribonuclease E inhibitor RraB, whose translation MPIAAIWVHDTLVSYLSEEWRPEHETGVPPPRPAATTPEVPKPPDDPAPQRVQHFLYFPKAKDSKAVADQLSAQGFTVERRKSAEGKNWLVLATHTVSPESQDLDSVRDTLERLAQAHSGEYDGHETTVTPAPG comes from the coding sequence TTGCCCATCGCCGCCATCTGGGTGCACGACACGCTGGTGTCATACTTGTCAGAGGAGTGGCGGCCCGAGCACGAAACGGGTGTGCCTCCCCCTCGACCAGCCGCTACCACGCCAGAGGTGCCGAAGCCTCCGGACGACCCGGCTCCGCAGCGCGTCCAGCACTTCCTCTATTTCCCGAAGGCGAAGGACAGCAAGGCGGTGGCGGACCAGCTCTCCGCGCAAGGCTTCACGGTGGAGCGCCGCAAGAGCGCCGAGGGGAAGAACTGGCTCGTCCTGGCCACGCACACCGTGAGCCCGGAATCGCAGGACCTGGACTCCGTGCGCGACACCCTGGAGCGCCTCGCTCAAGCGCACTCCGGGGAGTACGACGGTCACGAGACAACTGTCACCCCCGCTCCAGGGTGA
- a CDS encoding HEAT repeat domain-containing protein yields MSRLLAATSLALVLLLSGCKVDPTSPDYWEKTLGKARRAQDKVRVLETLRGSGKLNASFLPFLHGQLASDQKPEVKAAVARALADVKSPASVEPLGNAVDLSATDSAGNQLNKELASALGEIGDPKAVPVLLKLLKARDNYTRIEAVEALGQMRVKEAVEPLMALATDEGAELFLNKKAIEALGRIGDARAVPTLVRMLTKERRGVSFYMESSFSLFQLGQPASDALLAVLEGKDTELSSWAQRNGINPASYSFKAAQLLGDLRERRAEAALVKQLEFKHEDPRIQAIVRTRAADALARMRSAAAVKPLAALVSEPDAGVRGEYTYALARLGGRDALPALEKAAGQGNWYAREAALEALTMLGDAREQPLLEKLAAAEPAKTAAECEALGGEGCGDPAALGKKRVETIARHGKRLEAAKACGTDTGCWVKKLEDADKGVVARAAMEVGRGRAAAHVGALLARMTEKDPDTRMALILGTEWLVEDAKDAAALARSALPTLEKQLTEEKSSTEYVRANEDLRRLVARLQRQKT; encoded by the coding sequence ATGTCTCGCCTACTTGCCGCAACGAGCCTCGCGCTCGTGCTCCTTCTCTCCGGGTGCAAGGTGGACCCGACCTCCCCGGACTACTGGGAAAAGACGCTGGGCAAGGCGCGGCGGGCCCAGGACAAGGTGCGGGTGCTCGAGACGCTGCGTGGCTCGGGCAAGCTCAACGCGAGCTTCCTGCCCTTCCTGCATGGGCAGCTCGCCTCGGACCAGAAGCCCGAGGTGAAGGCCGCGGTGGCGCGGGCGCTCGCCGACGTGAAGAGCCCCGCCTCGGTGGAGCCGCTGGGCAACGCGGTGGACCTGAGCGCGACGGACTCGGCCGGCAATCAGTTGAACAAGGAGCTGGCCTCGGCGCTGGGAGAGATTGGAGACCCCAAGGCCGTGCCCGTGCTGCTGAAGCTGCTGAAGGCGAGGGACAACTACACGCGGATCGAAGCCGTGGAGGCCCTGGGGCAGATGCGCGTGAAGGAAGCGGTGGAGCCGCTCATGGCGCTGGCCACGGATGAGGGAGCGGAGCTCTTCCTGAACAAGAAGGCGATCGAGGCGCTGGGCCGTATCGGGGACGCGCGGGCGGTGCCGACGCTGGTGCGGATGCTGACGAAGGAGCGCCGGGGGGTGTCCTTCTACATGGAGAGCTCGTTCTCGCTCTTCCAGCTGGGCCAGCCGGCGTCGGACGCGCTGCTCGCGGTGCTGGAGGGCAAGGACACGGAGCTGTCGAGCTGGGCGCAGCGCAACGGCATCAACCCCGCGAGCTACTCCTTCAAGGCGGCGCAGCTGCTGGGAGACCTGAGGGAGCGGCGGGCGGAGGCGGCGCTGGTGAAGCAGCTCGAGTTCAAACACGAGGATCCGCGAATCCAGGCCATCGTGCGGACGCGGGCGGCGGATGCACTGGCGCGGATGCGCTCGGCGGCGGCGGTGAAGCCGCTGGCGGCGCTGGTGTCCGAGCCGGATGCGGGGGTGCGTGGGGAGTACACGTACGCGCTGGCGCGGCTGGGCGGACGCGACGCGCTGCCGGCGCTGGAGAAGGCTGCGGGCCAGGGGAACTGGTACGCGCGCGAGGCGGCGCTGGAGGCCCTGACGATGCTCGGGGACGCGAGGGAGCAGCCGTTGCTGGAGAAGCTGGCGGCGGCGGAGCCGGCGAAGACGGCGGCCGAGTGCGAGGCGTTGGGAGGCGAGGGGTGTGGAGACCCGGCGGCGCTGGGGAAGAAGCGGGTGGAGACGATCGCGCGGCACGGCAAGCGGCTGGAGGCGGCGAAGGCGTGTGGGACGGACACGGGCTGCTGGGTGAAGAAGCTGGAGGACGCGGACAAGGGCGTGGTGGCCCGCGCGGCGATGGAGGTGGGACGCGGCAGGGCGGCGGCGCACGTGGGGGCGCTGCTGGCGCGGATGACGGAGAAGGACCCGGACACGCGGATGGCGCTCATCCTCGGGACGGAGTGGCTGGTGGAGGACGCGAAGGACGCGGCGGCCCTGGCGCGCAGTGCACTGCCCACGCTGGAGAAGCAGCTCACCGAGGAGAAGAGCAGCACGGAGTACGTGAGGGCGAACGAGGACCTGCGGCGGCTGGTGGCGAGGCTTCAGCGGCAGAAGACGTGA
- the fmt gene encoding methionyl-tRNA formyltransferase, whose protein sequence is MTRPRIVFMGTPEFAVSSLAALFDIGDVVAVVTQPDKPKGRGQALAISPVKAYALERGVPVLQPQKLRTPPFSEELRKLAPDVAVVTAYGKILPKDLLETPAKGCLNVHASLLPRFRGAAPIQWAIAHGDKETGVAFMVMDEGLDTGPVLAEKRLPIAPDETSATLHDKLSKLGGELLRECLPAYLRGELKPRPQPSEGVVLAPIIEKEEGKLDFTRPAVELERRLRAFTPWPGAFTTLEGKLFKVHRAQVGQGGGAPGTVVSAGPQGLEVACGEGSLVLLEVQPEGKRVMTAGEFLAGRKLAPGSRPFES, encoded by the coding sequence ATGACCCGCCCCCGCATCGTCTTCATGGGCACGCCCGAGTTCGCCGTGTCCTCCCTGGCCGCCCTCTTCGACATCGGAGACGTGGTGGCCGTCGTCACGCAGCCGGACAAGCCCAAGGGCCGTGGCCAGGCGCTCGCCATCTCCCCGGTGAAGGCCTATGCGCTCGAGCGCGGCGTGCCCGTGCTCCAGCCCCAGAAGCTGCGCACCCCTCCCTTCTCCGAGGAGCTGCGCAAGCTCGCCCCGGACGTCGCGGTGGTGACGGCCTACGGAAAGATTCTCCCCAAGGACCTGTTGGAGACGCCGGCCAAGGGGTGCCTCAACGTGCACGCCTCGCTGCTGCCGCGCTTCCGCGGTGCCGCTCCCATCCAGTGGGCCATCGCCCATGGCGACAAGGAGACGGGCGTGGCGTTTATGGTGATGGACGAGGGCCTGGACACCGGCCCGGTGCTGGCCGAGAAGCGCCTGCCCATCGCTCCGGACGAGACGAGCGCGACGCTGCACGACAAGCTCTCCAAGCTGGGCGGAGAGCTGCTGCGGGAGTGTCTCCCCGCGTACCTGCGCGGCGAGCTGAAGCCGAGGCCGCAGCCCTCGGAGGGCGTGGTGCTCGCCCCCATCATCGAGAAGGAGGAGGGGAAGCTCGACTTCACGCGGCCGGCGGTGGAGCTGGAGCGGCGGCTGCGGGCCTTCACCCCGTGGCCCGGGGCCTTCACCACGCTGGAGGGCAAGCTGTTCAAGGTGCACCGGGCGCAGGTGGGGCAGGGCGGTGGTGCGCCGGGCACGGTGGTGTCCGCGGGGCCGCAGGGGCTGGAGGTGGCGTGTGGCGAGGGCTCCCTGGTGCTGCTGGAGGTGCAGCCCGAGGGCAAGCGGGTGATGACGGCGGGCGAGTTCCTCGCGGGCCGCAAACTGGCGCCGGGCAGCCGGCCCTTCGAGTCATAG
- a CDS encoding type II 3-dehydroquinate dehydratase produces MGKRLLVLHGPNLNLLGEREGKQGGRLADLDAALTARATELGLELKVVQSNHEGVLIDTLQAERSRLDGVVVSPAGLFGSHPLMEALELVGVPAIEVYLERLGERESVVADVCAATIEGQGFHSYLEALERFANGDLTGELTEEEEDEEAEDEDVEGDEEAEDEAAEDEDGVVDAAWSGEDDEAGEPEGKGKGKTLGRREKDIPREKSLAVRQPGALARAADAPAKALASSGGSRKTLGRKVEAPAASPAPSKTLGRKGKGAQGTPAADFLSRALVRQKIADRLAGRLTQAELAAWARSKWSDVQRGASAESGYEDMLEDSLLTLSSLPASKLSDSELVNMMTRLDR; encoded by the coding sequence ATGGGCAAGAGGCTGCTGGTCCTGCATGGGCCGAACCTGAACCTGTTGGGTGAGCGGGAGGGGAAGCAGGGAGGACGGCTCGCGGACCTCGATGCCGCGCTGACGGCCCGGGCCACGGAGCTGGGGTTGGAGTTGAAGGTGGTGCAGTCCAACCACGAGGGCGTCCTCATCGACACCCTGCAGGCCGAGCGCTCCCGGCTGGACGGCGTGGTGGTGAGCCCCGCGGGACTCTTCGGCTCCCATCCCCTCATGGAGGCGCTCGAGCTGGTGGGCGTGCCCGCCATCGAGGTGTACCTGGAGCGGCTCGGTGAGCGCGAGTCCGTGGTGGCCGACGTCTGCGCCGCCACCATCGAGGGCCAGGGCTTCCACTCGTACCTCGAGGCGCTCGAGCGCTTCGCCAATGGCGACCTCACCGGGGAGCTGACGGAGGAGGAAGAGGACGAGGAGGCGGAGGACGAGGACGTCGAGGGCGACGAAGAGGCGGAGGACGAGGCGGCGGAGGACGAGGACGGCGTGGTGGATGCCGCCTGGTCCGGGGAGGACGACGAAGCCGGGGAGCCGGAGGGGAAGGGGAAGGGGAAGACGCTCGGCCGCCGCGAGAAGGACATTCCCCGCGAGAAGTCCCTGGCGGTGAGGCAGCCGGGAGCCCTGGCGCGCGCCGCCGATGCACCGGCGAAGGCGCTGGCCTCTTCGGGCGGGAGCCGCAAGACGCTGGGCCGCAAGGTGGAGGCACCGGCGGCCTCCCCCGCGCCCTCGAAGACGCTGGGCCGCAAGGGGAAGGGCGCGCAGGGCACGCCCGCGGCGGACTTCCTCTCCCGGGCCCTGGTGCGGCAGAAGATCGCCGACCGGCTGGCGGGCAGGCTGACCCAGGCGGAGCTGGCGGCGTGGGCGCGCTCGAAGTGGTCGGACGTGCAGCGCGGGGCCTCGGCGGAGAGCGGCTACGAGGACATGCTGGAGGACTCCCTGCTCACGCTCTCCTCCCTGCCCGCAAGCAAGCTGTCGGACTCGGAGCTGGTGAACATGATGACCCGGTTGGACAGGTGA
- the rsmB gene encoding 16S rRNA (cytosine(967)-C(5))-methyltransferase RsmB: MNARAIAIQVLSRVRATDAYLNVVLDTVLSESPPADPRDTGLITELTYGTSRRQLALDYAITRFADRKLDALEDKVLAALRVGAYQIFYTRVPARAAVAETVQALKEVGLTRAAGFVNAILRKLASLPSLPLPPETDAIELLSVRESHPKWMVERWVRQFGRERAESMLVANNQTPAVVIRANSAKVTRDALLEQLRETGLEVRPTAVSPVGIVLPPVGRLEDVYGYAEGLWQVQDEAAQLVGVYGDIPETARVLDACAAPGGKACHLAEKHEVVATDLHANKLRKIESEAKRLGLSERLRAEAHDASQPWPEEWGEFHAFLVDAPCSGLGTLRRHPELRYRRKPEDIGRLAVLQRRILENCQEAVPPGGLLVYAVCTLDPQEGQDQVEMFLRSHPEWTAEPPVLHESVKLPLTQAYLRTLPGPESWDGFFAARLRKLY; this comes from the coding sequence ATGAACGCACGCGCCATCGCCATCCAGGTTCTGAGCCGTGTCCGGGCCACGGATGCGTACCTCAACGTCGTCCTCGACACGGTGCTCTCGGAGTCGCCGCCGGCGGATCCCCGCGACACGGGGCTCATCACCGAGCTGACCTACGGGACCTCCCGCCGGCAGCTCGCGCTGGACTACGCCATCACCCGCTTCGCCGACCGCAAGCTGGACGCGCTCGAGGACAAGGTCCTGGCCGCGCTGCGCGTGGGGGCCTATCAAATCTTCTACACCCGCGTTCCGGCCCGCGCGGCGGTGGCCGAGACGGTGCAGGCGCTCAAGGAGGTGGGGCTGACTCGCGCCGCGGGCTTCGTCAACGCCATCCTGCGCAAGCTGGCCTCGCTGCCCTCGTTGCCGCTTCCTCCAGAGACGGATGCCATCGAGCTCCTGTCGGTGCGCGAGAGCCACCCGAAGTGGATGGTGGAGCGCTGGGTGCGCCAGTTCGGCCGCGAGCGCGCCGAGTCGATGCTCGTCGCCAACAACCAGACGCCCGCGGTGGTCATCCGCGCCAACAGCGCGAAGGTGACGCGCGACGCGCTGCTGGAGCAGTTGCGCGAGACGGGGCTGGAGGTGCGGCCCACGGCGGTGTCTCCGGTGGGCATCGTCCTGCCGCCGGTGGGACGGCTGGAGGACGTGTACGGCTACGCCGAGGGCCTGTGGCAGGTGCAGGACGAGGCGGCGCAGTTGGTGGGCGTGTACGGGGACATTCCGGAGACGGCGCGGGTGCTGGACGCCTGCGCGGCACCGGGCGGCAAGGCGTGCCACCTGGCGGAGAAGCACGAGGTGGTGGCCACGGACCTCCACGCCAACAAGCTGCGGAAGATCGAGTCCGAGGCGAAGCGGCTGGGCCTCTCCGAGCGCCTGCGGGCCGAGGCGCACGACGCGTCGCAGCCCTGGCCGGAGGAGTGGGGTGAGTTCCACGCGTTCCTGGTGGACGCGCCGTGCTCGGGCCTGGGGACGCTGCGGCGGCACCCGGAGCTGCGCTACCGGCGCAAGCCGGAGGACATCGGGCGGCTGGCGGTGTTGCAGCGGCGCATCCTGGAGAACTGCCAGGAGGCGGTGCCGCCCGGAGGCCTGCTGGTGTACGCGGTGTGCACGTTGGATCCCCAGGAGGGGCAGGATCAGGTGGAGATGTTCCTGCGCAGCCACCCCGAGTGGACGGCGGAGCCGCCGGTGCTGCACGAGTCGGTGAAGCTCCCGCTCACCCAGGCGTACCTGCGCACGCTGCCGGGTCCCGAGAGCTGGGACGGCTTCTTCGCCGCGCGCCTGCGCAAGCTGTACTGA